From one Magnolia sinica isolate HGM2019 chromosome 18, MsV1, whole genome shotgun sequence genomic stretch:
- the LOC131233943 gene encoding protein transport protein SEC16A homolog, with protein MASPAPLDDQTDEDFFDKLVNDDFGITESRSGLTDAVESDEANAFANLSITDAGTVTEDFGNSELSSVPSLEKQEKDILVSEDSVPLVPSTSAATNMVTETGAMAGVPSNQSGGTRVKEVQWSVFSGNSAQTSAGEFGSYSEFFNELADGENLVDPFASAGDNPNADSDGIASIVENPVADSITSDSQAYGMVGEQTADGQNLYSSQYWESVYPGWRYDPSTGEWHQLDGYDAAANAQVGFQDKAQSVGDDVVLDQRSEVSYLQQTAQSVVGTVSEGSMTGSVSDNCNQVSQGSSGYPAHMVFDPQYPGWYYDTIAQEWRLLESYTQVSHTTSTANDYQTKGGNASSGGFVSGNDYSLHNGYGQFEHYQPQGQVGQGQVGNWDASANKYTQSSMWQSEPVADSGSLAHFSGNQQTGNLSGSMGNLNNYTDHQMGFKTNETVLQHGQANHGHERNNGMIWSQSYASADNSCQFNQPKVEQNQQMHFSSPDNYETQKSVNYSQQQPFQTGNGSYTQFSHSPNETRFSAGHPAHALVTFGFGGKLIVMKGSNSSYGSQAVGGSISIFNLMEVVMNNTHSAGIGSGTCDYFHALCQQSFPGPLVGGNTAAINKWTDDRIANCQSPNMDFRKGELLRLLLSLLKISCQHYGKLRSPFGVDSALLETDGPESAVAKLFASAKRNGAQLSQYGAFTHCMQNLPSEGQSRAIAVEVQNLLVSGRRKEALQCAQEGQLWGPALVLAAQLGEKFYVDTVKQMAHHQFISGSPLRTFCLLIAGQPADVFSEDSSMNSRASEAVNISPQPAQFRANGMLDDWEENLAIITANRTKDDELVMIHLGDCLWKERGEVAAAHSCYLVAETNFESYSDSARLCLIGADHMRCPRTFASPDAIQRTELYEYSKVLGNSQFILLPFQPYKLIYAHMLAEVGKVSDSLRYCQAILKTLKNSGRVPEVETWKSLLSSLEERIRTHQQGGYNTNLAPAKLVGKLFTSIDRSIHRMIGAPPQPASSTSQSSNEHDNYLVAPKVVNSQSTMAMSSLLQSASMEPISTWAGDGNRMSIHNRSVSEPDFGRSTKQEASTTDAQGQASIAGGPSRFGRFGSQILQKTMGWVAGSRSDRQAKLGEKNKFYYDEKLKRWVEEGAEPPAEEAALPPPPTIASFQNGMLDYNQNNAFKSQNLPVTFAANGVPEVKSPDSVEYSSGIPPIPPSTNQFSARGRMGVRSRYVDTFNKGGDTPANLFQTPSIPAAKPVAAANFFVPAPAASVNPMVAATRENTQEAVANEHPSTSVVKESSFPSLSSSSLSMQHSPSMDNIAPYGNKGMGGSQNLNPPLSSRTRAASWSGSYDDPINAKTNEIRSLGEVLGMPPSSFMPSDPSSMHLISGPPPMNGGSYGDLHEVEL; from the exons ATGGCATCTCCTGCTCCATTGGATGATCAGACTGATGAGGATTTTTTCGACAAGCTCGTCAACGATGACTTTGGAATTACAGAATCCCGCAGTGGTTTAACTGATGCGGTTGAATCTGATGAGGCGAATGCATTTGCGAATTTGAGTATCACCGATGCGGGGACAGTTACGGAAGATTTTGGTAACAGTGAGCTGAGCTCTGTGCCATCATTGGAGAAACAAGAAAAGGACATTCTGGTTTCGGAAGACAGTGTTCCACTTGTGCCTTCAACTTCAGCCGCTACCAATATGGTAACTGAAACAGGGGCAATGGCAGGTGTTCCATCCAATCAATCTGGAGGTACACGTGTTAAAGAGGTTCAATGGAGTGTGTTTAGTGGCAATTCGGCTCAGACCAGCGCTGGTGAATTTGGGTCCTATTCAGAATTCTTTAATGAGCTGGCAGATGGTGAAAATTTGGTAGATCCGTTCGCAAGTGCAGGGGATAATCCGAATGCTGATTCTGATGGTATTGCTAGTATTGTTGAGAACCCAGTGGCTGATTCGATAACATCTGATAGTCAGGCGTATGGAATGGTTGGCGAACAAACTGCAGATGGGCAAAATTTATATAGTAGTCAGTATTGGGAAAGTGTGTATCCAGGGTGGAGGTACGATCCATCTACTGGGGAATGGCATCAATTAGATGGTTATGATGCAGCAGCAAATGCCCAAGTGGGTTTTCAAGACAAGGCTCAGTCAGTGGGTGATGATGTCGTTTTGGATCAGAGATCTGAGGTTTCTTATTTGCAGCAAACTGCTCAGTCCGTTGTGGGAACCGTATCTGAGGGTTCTATGACAGGTAGTGTGTCTGATAACTGCAATCAGGTTTCACAAGGCAGCTCCGGTTATCCAGCACATATGGTGTTTGATCCTCAGTACCCTGGTTGGTACTATGACACGATTGCTCAAGAATGGCGCTTGTTGGAATCCTATACTCAAGTTTCTCATACAACCAGTACGGCTAATGACTATCAAACCAAAGGTGGGAATGCTTCTTCTGGTGGTTTTGTCTCTGGAAATGACTATAGTCTACACAATGGATATGGTCAATTTGAACACTACCAGCCGCAGGGCCAGGTTGGTCAAGGCCAAGTGGGCAATTGGGATGCTTCTGCTAATAAGTACACTCAGTCAAGTATGTGGCAATCTGAGCCAGTTGCTGATAGTGGGTCCTTGGCCCATTTCAGTGGAAACCAGCAAACAGGGAATCTTTCTGGTTCAATGGGTAATTTAAATAACTACACAGACCATCAAATGGGTTTCAAGACCAATGAAACTGTTCTGCAGCATGGGCAGGCAAATCATGGACATGAAAGAAATAACGGCATGATTTGGTCCCAAAGTTATGCTTCTGCAGATAATTCATGTCAGTTTAATCAGCCAAAGGTGGAACAGAACCAGCAGATGCATTTCTCCTCCCCTGATAACTATGAAACTCAGAAATCAGTTAATTATTCTCAGCAGCAGCCGTTTCAGACTGGAAATGGTTCTTACACACAGTTCTCTCATTCTCCTAACGAAACGAGATTTTCGGCAGGGCATCCTGCACATGCTTTGGTTACCTTTGGATTTGGTGGCAAACTCATAGTCATGAAAGGTAGCAATTCTTCATATGGAAGCCAG GCTGTAGGAGGCTCCATATCAATTTTCAACTTGATGGAAGTTGTCATGAACAACACTCATTCTGCAGGCATTGGGAGTGGCACTTGTGATTACTTTCATGCTTTGTGCCAGCAATCCTTTCCCGGCCCACTAGTTGGTGGAAATACTGCAGCCATAAATAAATGGACTGATGATAGGATTGCAAACTGCCAATCTCCCAACATGGACTTCAGAAAGGGGGAGCTTTTGAGGTTGCTTCTTTCTTTGCTGAAAATATCTTGTCAACATTATGGAAAATTACGATCCCCATTCGGCGTGGACTCAGCATTACTG GAAACTGATGGTCCTGAATCAGCTGTAGCTAAGCTTTTTGCCTCTGCTAAAAGAAATGGTGCTCAATTGAGCCAGTATGGTGCCTTCACTCATTGTATGCAGAATTTGCCTTCTGAAGGACAGAGTCGG GCAATTGCTGTTGAGGTACAGAACCTTCTTGTTTCTGGTAGAAGGAAAGAGGCTCTCCAGTGTGCACAAGAAGGTCAACTGTGGGGCCCTGCCCTAGTTCTTGCAGCCCAACTTGGCGAGAAG TTTTATGTTGATACTGTGAAGCAGATGGCACATCATCAGTTCATATCTGGGTCACCATTACGGACATTCTGCTTGCTGATTGCAGGGCAACCCGCAGATGTGTTCTCTGAAGATAGTTCAATGAATTCACGTGCATCTGAGGCTGTAAATATATCTCCACAGCCTGCACAG TTTCGTGCCAATGGTATGCTAGACGATTGGGAAGAGAATTTGGCCATCATAACCGCAAATAGAACAAAAGACGATGAGCTTGTAATGATTCATCTCGGAGATTGCCTATGGAAGGAGAGAGGCGAG GTCGCCGCTGCACACAGCTGCTACTTGGTTGCAGAAACAAACTTTGAGTCTTATTCTGACAGCGCAAGGCTGTGTCTTATTGGTGCAGACCACATGAGGTGCCCTCGAACATTTGCTAGCCCTGACGCTATTCAG AGGACAGAATTATATGAATATTCCAAAGTTCTTGGAAATTCTCAGTTTATCCTACTACCATTCCAGCCATATAAGCTCATCTATGCCCACATGCTTGCTGAAGTTGGAAAAGTTTCAGATTCTTTGAG GTATTGTCAAGCAATATTAAAGACACTGAAAAATTCTGGCCGTGTGCCCGAAGTGGAaacatggaaatcattattatcaTCTCTTGAGGAGCGTATCCGTACCCACCAGCAG GGTGGATACAACACGAACTTAGCCCCTGCTAAACTTGTGGGCAAATTATTCACCTCTATTGATAGATCCATTCACCGCATGATTGGTGCCCCACCACAACCTGCATCATCAACATCACAGAGCAGTAACGAGCATGATAACTATTTGGTGGCCCCAAAGGTAGTGAATAGTCAATCAACAATGGCCATGTCATCGTTACTGCAATCAGCATCAATGGAACCCATAAGTACATGGGCAGGCGATGGTAATAGAATGTCAATTCACAATAGAAGTGTTTCCGAGCCGGATTTTGGTAGAAGCACAAAGCAG GAAGCAAGCACAACTGATGCACAAGGCCAGGCATCAATAGCAGGTGGGCCATCTCGCTTTGGCCGCTTTGGATCACAGATCCTCCAGAAGACCATGGGGTGGGTCGCAGGATCCCGTTCAGACCGCCAG GCAAAATTGGGTGAAAAGAATAAGTTCTATTATGATGAAAAGCTAAAGAGATGGGTAGAGGAAGGTGCCGAACCCCCAGCTGAAGAAGCAGCATTGCCACCGCCGCCCACTATTGCATCTTTCCAAAATGGTATGCTGGATTACAACCAAAACAATGCATTCAAAAGCCAGAATTTGCCTGTAACTTTTGCTGCTAATGGAGTCCCAGAAGTTAAAAGTCCAGATTCCGTGGAATATAGTTCAGGGATTCCACCAATCCCGCCCAGTACAAACCAATTCTCTGCCCGTGGCCGGATGGGTGTTCGATCAAG ATATGTTGATACTTTCAACAAGGGTGGTGATACACCAGCAAACCTATTCCAGACGCCTTCTATTCCAGCTGCCAAACCGGTGGCTGCTGCCAATTTTTTTGTTCCTGCCCCGGCAGCCTCGGTCAATCCAATGGTGGCTGCAACAAGAGAGAACACTCAGGAAGCTGTTGCTAATGAACACCCTTCTACGTCAGTGGTGAAAGAGTCATCATTTCCGTCACTGTCGTCGTCTTCATTGTCCATGCAACATTCTCCAAGCATGGACAACATTGCCCCCTATGGAAACAAGGGAATGGGGGGATCTCAAAATCTCAATCCCCCACTTTCTTCCCGCACACGGGCAGCATCATGGAGCGGAAGCTATGATGACCCGATCAATGCTAAAACTAATGAAATAAGATCTCTAGGGGAGGTCTTGGGCATGCCACCTTCATCCTTCATGCCTAGCGACCCTTCATCAATGCACTTAATCAGTGGACCTCCACCAATGAATGGTGGCAGTTATGGTGATCTCCACGAAGTTGAGCTTTGA